Proteins found in one Acidobacteriota bacterium genomic segment:
- the thiI gene encoding tRNA 4-thiouridine(8) synthase ThiI, with amino-acid sequence MKSVVVHYQEIALKGKNRPWFVARLVRNLKEATAGLDVRAVRPLMGRIELQLGPGADWSAVRDRLKLVSGVGNFARAGRVAFDPASAPSDIFDLISREILADLGSTEAATFRASVKRADKRFPMPSPAIEREIGGRIKEAKGWRVDLSNPALTIHVELLTREAFYFFGREAGAGGLPVGASGRVVCLLSGGIDSPVAAWRMMRRGCRATLVHFHSYPVLSRASQEKARELAQVLARHQLHSRLFVVPFGDIQQQALLSVPPPLRVVVYRRIMLRIAARIAGRVRAKALVTGEVVGQVASQTLENMAVIGSAVRLPILRPLVGMDKEEITAQAEQLGTYRISIIPDQDCCTLFTPRHPATRARVEDVEAAESALPVEALIEKALADASVEEFRFPVVKSIVSEEA; translated from the coding sequence ATGAAGTCCGTCGTCGTCCATTACCAGGAGATCGCCCTCAAAGGGAAGAACCGTCCCTGGTTCGTCGCGCGGCTCGTCCGCAATCTGAAGGAGGCGACCGCCGGCCTGGACGTGAGAGCGGTGCGACCGCTGATGGGGCGCATCGAGCTTCAGCTCGGTCCCGGCGCGGACTGGAGCGCCGTGCGCGATCGGTTGAAGCTCGTGTCCGGAGTCGGCAACTTCGCACGGGCGGGACGGGTGGCGTTCGATCCGGCCTCGGCGCCATCGGACATCTTCGACCTCATCAGCCGCGAGATCCTCGCCGACCTCGGTTCGACCGAGGCCGCAACGTTCCGCGCGTCCGTCAAGCGCGCCGACAAGCGCTTTCCGATGCCGTCGCCGGCGATCGAACGCGAGATCGGCGGCCGCATCAAGGAAGCGAAGGGGTGGCGGGTGGACCTGTCGAATCCCGCGCTGACGATCCATGTCGAGTTGCTCACGAGAGAGGCGTTCTATTTCTTTGGCAGGGAGGCGGGGGCGGGCGGGCTGCCCGTCGGCGCAAGCGGCCGCGTCGTGTGCCTCCTTTCGGGGGGCATCGACTCGCCGGTGGCCGCGTGGCGCATGATGCGCCGCGGCTGCCGGGCCACGCTGGTGCACTTTCACAGCTACCCGGTCCTCTCGCGCGCGTCGCAGGAGAAGGCGCGCGAGCTGGCGCAGGTGCTCGCGCGGCACCAGCTGCACTCGCGACTGTTCGTCGTGCCGTTCGGCGACATCCAGCAGCAGGCGCTCCTCTCGGTGCCGCCGCCCCTTCGCGTCGTCGTCTATCGCCGGATCATGCTGCGCATCGCGGCGCGGATTGCCGGGCGCGTGAGGGCGAAGGCGCTCGTGACCGGGGAGGTGGTCGGCCAGGTGGCGTCGCAGACTCTCGAGAACATGGCGGTGATCGGCAGCGCCGTCCGGCTGCCGATCCTGCGCCCGCTCGTCGGGATGGACAAGGAAGAAATCACGGCGCAGGCCGAGCAGCTTGGCACGTATCGCATCTCGATCATCCCCGACCAGGACTGCTGCACGCTGTTCACGCCGCGCCATCCCGCGACCAGGGCGCGCGTGGAGGATGTGGAGGCGGCCGAGTCGGCGCTGCCGGTCGAGGCGCTGATCGAGAAAGCGCTCGCCGACGCGTCCGTGGAGGAGTTCCGGTTCCCGGTAGTAAAATCCATTGTTTCGGAGGAAGCATGA
- a CDS encoding FAD-dependent oxidoreductase, with amino-acid sequence MGGGGDLVPHHAGRRAGRVAVIDTVVVGGGFAGLAAAVRLTQAGLRVLAVEARPRLGGRATAFPDRVTGALVDNGQHVMFGCYTETLDFLRTIGAAANVRLQPSLDVPFIDVRGRVTRLRCPDLPSPFHLAGGLIDWDALRWRDRWAALRVWRAVTRHEARGTRHEDEEGDGQTSVAEWLRSLRQTRRLRDFLWEPLAVAALNEPPELASADAFARVLSLMFGNGPAHAAVAMPAVPLDEMYARPARAFIESRGGTVRLNALAKVVIDDGAVSGVRIGSEMVPCRSVVSSVPWNTFGSLFDSIPRALQDTAATAARITSRPIVTANLWFDRPVMEEPFVGLPGCTVQWAFEKGRDASHLSCTVSGAIELVDRTSEEILRIAEADIRSRLTRARRAALVRGTVVRERHATFATAQRDVRRPATVTAVPGFFLAGDWIDTGLPGTIEGAVRSGNAAAEAVITKSPIHQITRSPDP; translated from the coding sequence ATGGGTGGCGGTGGCGACCTGGTTCCGCATCATGCTGGGCGCCGCGCAGGCCGCGTGGCGGTAATCGACACGGTGGTCGTCGGCGGCGGGTTTGCCGGCCTCGCCGCCGCCGTCCGTCTCACGCAGGCGGGTCTGCGCGTGCTTGCCGTGGAGGCGCGGCCGCGCCTCGGCGGGCGCGCCACCGCGTTTCCGGATCGCGTGACGGGCGCCCTGGTGGACAACGGCCAGCACGTGATGTTCGGCTGCTACACCGAGACGCTCGATTTCCTCCGCACGATCGGCGCCGCCGCGAACGTTCGCCTGCAGCCGTCGCTCGACGTTCCGTTCATCGACGTGCGCGGGCGCGTGACGCGCCTGCGCTGCCCCGACCTGCCATCCCCCTTCCACCTGGCGGGCGGCCTGATTGACTGGGATGCGCTGCGGTGGCGCGATCGGTGGGCGGCGTTGCGGGTATGGCGCGCCGTGACCAGGCACGAGGCACGGGGCACGAGGCACGAGGACGAGGAGGGCGACGGCCAGACGTCGGTCGCCGAATGGTTGCGAAGTCTCAGGCAGACCCGGCGTCTGCGCGACTTCCTGTGGGAGCCGCTGGCGGTCGCGGCGCTCAACGAGCCACCTGAACTGGCGTCCGCCGACGCGTTCGCCCGAGTGCTGTCGCTCATGTTCGGCAACGGCCCGGCCCACGCCGCGGTTGCCATGCCGGCCGTACCTCTGGACGAGATGTACGCCCGGCCGGCCCGTGCGTTCATCGAATCGCGGGGTGGCACCGTCCGGCTCAACGCGCTTGCGAAGGTCGTCATCGACGACGGGGCCGTGAGCGGCGTGCGGATCGGGTCCGAGATGGTGCCGTGCCGCAGCGTCGTGTCCTCGGTTCCGTGGAACACGTTTGGAAGCCTGTTCGACTCAATCCCGCGCGCGCTGCAAGACACAGCGGCGACGGCCGCGCGCATCACCTCGCGGCCCATCGTCACGGCGAACCTGTGGTTCGACCGGCCGGTGATGGAGGAGCCGTTCGTGGGCCTTCCGGGTTGCACGGTCCAGTGGGCGTTCGAGAAGGGGCGCGACGCATCGCACCTGTCGTGCACGGTGAGCGGCGCGATCGAGCTGGTGGACCGCACGAGCGAGGAAATCCTGCGGATCGCGGAGGCGGACATCCGCAGCCGTCTCACGCGAGCCCGGCGCGCGGCGCTCGTGCGCGGCACCGTGGTCCGCGAGCGCCACGCGACGTTCGCCACCGCACAGCGGGACGTCCGCCGTCCGGCCACGGTCACGGCGGTCCCGGGCTTTTTCCTCGCGGGCGACTGGATCGACACGGGCCTACCGGGTACGATCGAGGGAGCCGTGAGGAGCGGCAACGCCGCCGCCGAGGCGGTAATCACCAAATCACCAATTCACCAGATCACCAGATCACCAGATCCATGA
- the hpnD gene encoding presqualene diphosphate synthase HpnD, producing MARNTSFYYAFLALPRERREAIITLWDFCRAADDAVDLAADEESGAAHLAKWRAEVAACYGEGEPQTGVGRRLAGVVRQFRLPRQPFDDLLDGVAMDLTQKRYATFNDLYRYCLRVASAVGLLSVEIFGYHSASARDYAVELGIALQLTNILRDVPSDLARGRIYIPVEDMRRHEVSEADLRAAAQGAMPPRVRALLEAFGARARHYFTRARAALPREDRRRLIPAEIMGAIYFSLLRRIERAQYDVFTRRLSVARPVRAWVAVATWFRIMLGAAQAAWR from the coding sequence GTGGCGAGAAACACCTCCTTCTATTACGCGTTCCTCGCCCTCCCACGGGAGCGGCGCGAGGCCATCATCACGCTCTGGGATTTCTGCCGCGCCGCAGACGATGCGGTGGATTTGGCGGCAGACGAGGAGAGCGGCGCGGCGCACCTGGCGAAGTGGCGCGCCGAGGTGGCGGCCTGTTATGGCGAGGGAGAGCCGCAGACCGGCGTGGGGCGCCGCCTCGCGGGCGTGGTCCGCCAGTTCCGCCTCCCGCGGCAGCCGTTCGACGATCTGCTCGACGGCGTCGCGATGGACCTCACGCAGAAGCGCTACGCGACGTTCAACGATCTCTACCGATACTGTCTCAGGGTCGCGTCCGCCGTGGGCCTGCTCTCGGTCGAGATCTTCGGCTATCACAGTGCCTCGGCACGCGACTACGCGGTGGAGCTCGGCATCGCGCTCCAGCTCACGAACATCCTGCGGGATGTCCCGTCCGATCTCGCGCGCGGGCGGATTTACATCCCGGTCGAAGACATGCGCCGGCACGAGGTCAGCGAAGCGGATCTGCGTGCGGCCGCACAGGGGGCGATGCCCCCCCGCGTGCGCGCGCTGCTCGAAGCGTTTGGCGCGCGCGCACGCCATTACTTCACGCGCGCGCGGGCCGCGCTACCGCGCGAGGACAGGCGCCGGCTCATTCCAGCCGAGATCATGGGCGCCATCTATTTTTCCCTTCTGCGGCGGATCGAACGCGCGCAATACGACGTGTTCACCAGGCGGCTGTCGGTGGCGCGTCCCGTCCGCGCATGGGTGGCGGTGGCGACCTGGTTCCGCATCATGCTGGGCGCCGCGCAGGCCGCGTGGCGGTAA
- the hpnC gene encoding squalene synthase HpnC → MARTHYENFPVASLLLPAHMRPHVAALYAFARTADDFADEGDRTPEERERLLDDWRARLHAAVTSPATDPVFIAVAHTIKSCHLPIALFDDLISAFRQDVRVKRYATWADVLDYCTRSANPVGRLVLRIAGYDAPHLDRQSDAVCTALQLTNFWQDLERDWDKGRLYVPRDDLAAAGASEEDVAGRRLTPALRAALHAVAARTRALFEDGRGIAGEVRGRLRWELRLTWLGGVRILDRLERRGFDVFARRPALSTADVPVLAWRAMVWRDVRKMK, encoded by the coding sequence CTGGCCCGCACCCACTACGAGAATTTCCCCGTGGCATCGCTTCTGCTGCCGGCGCACATGCGGCCGCACGTGGCGGCGCTCTACGCCTTCGCGCGCACCGCTGATGATTTCGCAGACGAGGGGGATCGAACGCCCGAGGAGCGCGAGCGCCTGCTCGACGACTGGCGGGCACGCCTCCACGCCGCCGTGACCTCGCCGGCCACGGATCCGGTCTTCATCGCGGTGGCACATACGATAAAGTCTTGCCACCTGCCGATCGCCTTGTTTGACGACCTGATCAGTGCGTTCAGGCAGGACGTGCGCGTGAAGCGGTACGCGACCTGGGCCGACGTGCTCGACTACTGCACGCGCTCGGCGAACCCGGTCGGCCGCCTGGTGCTCCGCATCGCGGGATACGATGCCCCGCACCTGGACCGCCAGTCGGACGCCGTCTGCACGGCGCTGCAGCTCACGAACTTCTGGCAGGACCTGGAGCGCGACTGGGACAAGGGACGGCTCTACGTGCCGCGTGACGATCTCGCCGCCGCGGGCGCGAGCGAAGAGGACGTGGCCGGGCGGCGCCTGACCCCGGCCCTGCGTGCCGCGCTCCACGCCGTGGCCGCGCGGACGCGCGCGCTGTTCGAGGACGGGCGCGGCATCGCCGGCGAGGTGCGCGGCCGCCTGCGCTGGGAGCTGCGCCTCACGTGGCTCGGCGGCGTGCGGATCCTCGATCGGCTCGAACGGCGCGGCTTCGACGTGTTCGCCCGTCGGCCGGCGCTGTCGACGGCCGACGTCCCCGTCCTGGCGTGGCGGGCGATGGTGTGGCGCGACGTGCGAAAGATGAAGTAG
- a CDS encoding cob(I)yrinic acid a,c-diamide adenosyltransferase, producing the protein MKIYTRTGDSGETGLFDGTRVSKADPRVSAYGEVDELNAWLGLVRAGRPPLDAALAGMIDQIQRDLFALGARLADPAHRIAERVTKASIGSGDVTRLEEWIDKLESELPPLRRFILAGGCPPGAALHVARTVCRRAERAVVGLGDAAVQDVVVYLNRLSDLLFVMARAANHRAGAPEMEW; encoded by the coding sequence GTGAAGATTTATACGCGAACCGGGGACTCCGGCGAAACGGGACTTTTCGACGGCACGCGCGTCAGCAAGGCGGACCCGCGTGTGTCGGCTTACGGCGAGGTGGATGAGCTGAACGCGTGGCTTGGCCTGGTGCGGGCGGGCAGGCCTCCGCTCGACGCGGCGCTGGCGGGCATGATCGACCAGATCCAGCGCGACCTCTTCGCGCTTGGTGCCCGCCTTGCCGATCCCGCGCACCGCATCGCCGAGCGCGTCACAAAGGCGTCGATCGGATCCGGCGATGTCACGCGGCTCGAGGAGTGGATCGATAAGCTGGAGTCCGAGTTGCCGCCGCTGCGCCGGTTCATTCTCGCCGGCGGGTGCCCCCCGGGCGCAGCGCTGCACGTCGCGCGCACCGTCTGCCGCCGCGCGGAGCGCGCCGTCGTCGGCCTCGGCGATGCCGCCGTCCAGGACGTCGTCGTCTATCTCAATCGCCTCTCGGACCTGCTGTTCGTGATGGCACGCGCGGCCAATCACCGCGCGGGGGCGCCGGAGATGGAATGGTAG
- a CDS encoding A/G-specific adenine glycosylase, with amino-acid sequence MLAWYRANGRDLPWRRTRDPYRVLVSEVMLQQTQVDRVLPKYAEWLEKYPTFEVLAAADPQDATRTWYPLGYNIRPRRLHAIAQEAVTRYGGALPSDGETLQSFKGIGAYTAGAVLSFAFGQRAAILDTNVARVLHRIFVARGDARAHAARKHLWALSRTVLPLRHVYDFNQALMDFGATLCTARKPRCPECPLRSMCRTYARLDNGRRRGR; translated from the coding sequence CTGCTGGCCTGGTATCGCGCGAACGGGCGCGATCTGCCCTGGCGGCGGACGCGCGATCCCTATCGCGTGCTGGTCTCGGAGGTGATGCTCCAGCAGACCCAGGTCGATCGCGTGCTGCCGAAATACGCCGAATGGCTGGAAAAATACCCGACATTCGAGGTGCTCGCCGCCGCGGACCCGCAGGACGCGACGCGCACGTGGTATCCGCTCGGGTACAACATCCGCCCCCGGCGGCTGCACGCGATCGCCCAGGAGGCGGTAACCCGTTACGGCGGCGCGCTGCCGTCGGACGGAGAGACGCTGCAGTCGTTCAAAGGCATTGGGGCCTACACGGCGGGCGCGGTCCTGAGCTTCGCCTTCGGGCAGCGCGCGGCGATCCTGGACACCAACGTCGCGCGCGTGCTGCACCGGATATTCGTCGCGCGCGGAGACGCCAGGGCCCACGCGGCGAGGAAGCACCTGTGGGCGCTGTCGCGAACGGTGCTGCCGTTGCGGCACGTCTACGACTTCAACCAGGCGTTGATGGACTTCGGGGCGACGCTCTGCACGGCGCGCAAGCCCCGATGCCCCGAATGCCCTCTGCGCAGCATGTGCCGGACGTATGCCCGACTCGATAACGGTCGTCGCCGCGGTCGTTGA
- a CDS encoding (deoxy)nucleoside triphosphate pyrophosphohydrolase codes for MPDSITVVAAVVERDGAFLVTRRLDGTHLAGMWEFPGGKCDPGESHGACLAREMREELAVEIRVREKILGVAYDYPERSIALHFYRCDLAGEPVPQLGQQMQWAPRAALRDLDMPPADADVIELLSR; via the coding sequence ATGCCCGACTCGATAACGGTCGTCGCCGCGGTCGTTGAGCGCGATGGCGCGTTCCTGGTGACGCGCCGGCTGGACGGAACGCACCTCGCCGGGATGTGGGAATTTCCCGGTGGAAAGTGCGATCCGGGCGAAAGTCACGGCGCGTGCCTGGCCCGCGAGATGCGCGAGGAGCTGGCGGTGGAGATCCGCGTGCGCGAGAAGATCCTTGGGGTCGCCTACGACTACCCCGAGCGGTCGATCGCGCTGCACTTCTACCGGTGCGATCTTGCGGGCGAGCCGGTGCCGCAACTGGGGCAGCAGATGCAGTGGGCGCCGCGCGCCGCGCTGCGCGACCTCGACATGCCGCCTGCGGATGCGGACGTGATTGAACTGCTGTCGAGGTGA
- a CDS encoding aminomethyl transferase family protein encodes MRIPEYEALRGSAGLIDRSGRGVVRLDGNDRRSFLQGVLTNDIEALAPGASCYAAFLTPQGRMIADMHVLVLDAFVLLDVAREQAAPLAARFDLSIFTEDVAVRDASSEYGRLAVAGPDAPRILEPVRAATPGLVVFSDAAWDVPMIEVLAPADATGAVRDALRAAGARDAGEGAVNTLRVESGVPLFGKDMDETTIPLEAGIESRAISFTKGCYVGQEVIIRVLHRGHGRVARKLVRLAIDAASEADLPSAEAPLAKGGREVGKLTSVAWSPRRRKGVALGYVSRDLAESGTTFDAGVAVV; translated from the coding sequence GTGAGAATACCCGAGTACGAGGCGTTGCGGGGGAGCGCGGGTCTGATCGACCGGAGCGGCCGCGGCGTGGTTCGGCTCGACGGCAACGACCGTCGATCGTTCCTGCAGGGCGTGCTGACCAACGACATCGAGGCGCTGGCGCCAGGCGCGTCGTGCTACGCCGCGTTCCTGACGCCTCAAGGCCGCATGATCGCGGACATGCACGTGCTCGTGCTCGACGCGTTCGTGCTGCTCGACGTCGCCCGCGAGCAGGCGGCGCCGCTCGCCGCGCGCTTCGACCTCTCGATTTTCACTGAAGACGTGGCGGTGCGCGACGCCTCATCGGAGTACGGCCGGCTGGCCGTGGCGGGACCCGATGCGCCGCGGATCCTCGAGCCGGTTCGCGCCGCGACGCCGGGGCTCGTGGTCTTCAGCGACGCGGCGTGGGACGTCCCGATGATCGAAGTCCTGGCGCCGGCAGACGCGACCGGCGCGGTGCGCGACGCGCTGCGCGCGGCAGGCGCACGCGACGCCGGCGAGGGAGCCGTGAACACGCTCCGCGTCGAGTCCGGCGTGCCGCTGTTCGGCAAGGACATGGATGAAACGACGATTCCGCTCGAGGCCGGGATCGAATCGCGCGCGATCAGCTTCACGAAGGGCTGCTACGTGGGGCAGGAAGTGATCATCCGCGTCCTGCATCGCGGGCACGGCCGCGTCGCCAGAAAGCTCGTGCGGCTCGCAATCGACGCCGCGTCGGAGGCGGACCTGCCCTCCGCGGAGGCGCCGCTCGCGAAAGGCGGCCGCGAGGTGGGGAAGCTCACGTCGGTCGCCTGGTCGCCGCGACGGCGCAAAGGTGTCGCGCTCGGGTATGTCTCGCGCGATCTTGCGGAGTCCGGCACAACGTTCGACGCGGGCGTGGCCGTCGTGTGA
- a CDS encoding alpha/beta fold hydrolase encodes MLAAVLLAAGTASGQERTGDPAPGPANYTIFIKGQRVGHEEANLVRTPDGWRISSSSRMAAGQMTLENRHFEVRYGPDWQPIELRIDAVINGKPLAITTSFTMTTAVSEITSGDTTNTKSDTISARALVVPNNFYAGYEAVAARLMNVEKGAQLPAYVAPTGEVPLIVEDIAEEQIQTAGGTLAVRRFRLTFQNLGLPVAADVWVDGRGRMARLEVPAVSLQVVREELATAMTRFEVAAHPGDEPATIRANGFNLAATVTRPVGQQQKVRLPAVILVAGAGPQDRNELVFGIPVFAHIANALADAGFLVVRYDKRGVGQSGGRPESATLKDYSEDLRAALAYAAKRRDVDPRRIAVLGHSEGAAVAMLAAARNKRVAALVLVAGMGTTGAEIVLEQQQHLLARAKLTDAERKQKIGLQHRIHQAVLTGRGWEEIPPEIRSAADSPWFRSFLAFDPAKVMKDVRQPILILQGTLDTQVKPHHADKLAAMARARKKGGAVQLTTVEGVNHLLVPAATGEFDEYPDIKEKKVSAKVIEAIRDWLKQAL; translated from the coding sequence GTGCTCGCGGCCGTGCTCCTGGCCGCCGGCACCGCGTCGGGCCAGGAACGCACCGGGGACCCCGCGCCGGGGCCCGCCAACTACACGATCTTCATCAAGGGGCAGCGGGTCGGCCACGAGGAGGCGAACCTCGTGCGCACGCCCGACGGCTGGCGCATTTCGTCGTCGTCGCGGATGGCCGCCGGCCAGATGACGCTCGAGAACCGGCACTTCGAGGTCCGCTACGGGCCCGACTGGCAGCCGATCGAGCTCCGCATCGACGCGGTCATCAACGGCAAGCCGCTCGCGATCACCACGTCATTCACCATGACGACGGCGGTGAGCGAGATCACGTCGGGAGACACCACCAACACGAAGAGCGACACGATTTCGGCGAGAGCGCTCGTCGTGCCCAACAACTTTTACGCCGGCTACGAAGCGGTGGCCGCACGGCTGATGAACGTTGAAAAGGGGGCGCAACTTCCGGCCTACGTCGCCCCCACAGGCGAAGTGCCGCTGATCGTCGAGGACATCGCGGAGGAGCAGATCCAAACAGCGGGCGGCACCCTGGCCGTGCGTCGCTTCCGGCTGACGTTCCAGAACCTGGGCCTGCCGGTGGCCGCGGACGTCTGGGTGGACGGCCGGGGCCGGATGGCTCGGCTCGAGGTCCCCGCCGTATCGCTGCAGGTCGTCCGAGAAGAGCTGGCGACCGCGATGACGCGGTTCGAGGTGGCAGCGCATCCGGGCGACGAGCCGGCGACGATTCGCGCCAACGGGTTCAACCTCGCCGCGACCGTCACGCGTCCCGTCGGGCAACAGCAGAAAGTCCGGCTCCCGGCCGTGATCCTGGTTGCCGGCGCCGGCCCGCAGGATCGCAACGAGCTGGTGTTTGGAATCCCGGTGTTCGCGCACATCGCGAACGCGCTGGCCGACGCCGGCTTTCTCGTCGTCCGGTACGACAAGCGCGGTGTGGGTCAGAGCGGTGGGCGCCCTGAGTCGGCCACGCTGAAGGATTACTCGGAAGATCTGCGCGCGGCGCTGGCGTATGCGGCGAAGCGTCGTGATGTCGATCCGCGCCGCATCGCGGTGCTCGGGCACAGCGAGGGAGCCGCCGTCGCGATGCTGGCGGCGGCAAGGAACAAGCGCGTGGCCGCGCTCGTGCTTGTCGCCGGCATGGGAACGACCGGCGCCGAGATCGTGCTCGAGCAGCAGCAGCACCTGCTCGCGCGGGCGAAGCTGACCGACGCCGAGCGGAAACAGAAGATCGGGCTGCAGCACAGGATTCACCAGGCGGTGCTGACGGGCAGGGGGTGGGAAGAGATCCCGCCCGAGATTCGCAGTGCGGCGGATTCGCCGTGGTTCCGCAGCTTCCTGGCGTTCGATCCCGCGAAGGTCATGAAAGACGTCCGCCAGCCGATCCTGATCCTGCAGGGGACGCTCGACACCCAGGTGAAGCCGCACCACGCCGACAAGCTCGCGGCCATGGCCCGCGCGCGCAAGAAAGGGGGCGCCGTGCAGCTGACGACGGTGGAGGGGGTCAATCACCTGCTGGTCCCCGCCGCGACGGGCGAGTTCGACGAGTACCCAGACATCAAGGAGAAGAAGGTCAGCGCGAAGGTGATTGAAGCGATCCGCGACTGGCTGAAACAGGCATTGTAG
- a CDS encoding ABC transporter permease: MKVLLEIIREAFHGLVHHRMRAGLSMLGISWGIVSVVVLLAYGNGFHSAIEYGMRNAFSSGTVVTWPGQTSMQAGGERAGRRVRMTLGDVDAIRDLPLIKGASPEYVERLSVTYGTRQSTYAVRGVSASYGSMRNERAGKGNGRFLTDEDVYQHRRVAFLGSSVARKMFGARRAVGEAIRVAGLPFEVVGVMDDKVQLSNYFSPDKECIFIPYTAMSQIADTEYLDTLVFQSVDPSVQPRALRAVRETLAKRHRYNPADERAVIMNDSVEAMEQIGGITRGLKVILTFIGVLTLLIGGVGVMNIMFVSVTERTREIGVRKALGAKRREILFQFLLEALVTTFAGGAAGIALSWAIVTAVSPRPFLAELMDDVTRRTDITLVLSVELLAVCATILVAVGLVSGLLPAIRAARMDPIEALRYE, encoded by the coding sequence ATGAAGGTCCTTCTCGAGATCATCCGGGAGGCGTTCCACGGCCTCGTGCACCACCGTATGCGGGCGGGGCTGTCGATGCTCGGCATTTCGTGGGGCATCGTCTCCGTCGTCGTGCTGCTGGCGTACGGCAACGGGTTTCACTCGGCGATCGAGTACGGGATGCGCAACGCGTTCAGCTCGGGGACGGTCGTGACGTGGCCCGGCCAGACGAGCATGCAGGCGGGCGGCGAGCGCGCCGGCCGCCGCGTGCGGATGACGCTCGGCGACGTGGACGCGATCCGCGACCTGCCGCTGATCAAGGGCGCAAGCCCCGAGTACGTCGAGCGGCTGTCCGTCACGTACGGCACCAGGCAGAGCACCTACGCGGTTCGCGGCGTCAGTGCGTCCTATGGGTCGATGCGCAACGAGCGGGCGGGAAAGGGCAACGGGCGGTTCCTCACCGACGAGGACGTGTACCAGCACCGCAGGGTGGCGTTCCTGGGCTCGTCGGTGGCGCGCAAGATGTTCGGCGCGCGCCGCGCCGTGGGCGAAGCGATCCGGGTCGCGGGGCTGCCGTTCGAGGTGGTCGGCGTCATGGACGACAAGGTCCAGCTGTCGAACTACTTCTCGCCGGACAAGGAGTGCATCTTCATTCCGTACACCGCGATGTCGCAGATCGCCGACACGGAGTATCTCGACACGCTGGTGTTCCAGTCCGTCGATCCGTCCGTGCAGCCGCGCGCGCTGCGCGCCGTGCGCGAAACGCTCGCGAAGCGCCACCGCTACAACCCGGCGGACGAGCGCGCCGTCATCATGAACGATTCGGTGGAGGCGATGGAGCAGATCGGCGGGATCACCAGGGGGCTCAAGGTGATTCTGACGTTCATCGGCGTGCTGACGCTGCTCATCGGCGGCGTCGGCGTGATGAACATCATGTTCGTGTCGGTGACCGAGCGCACGCGCGAGATCGGCGTCCGCAAGGCGCTCGGCGCGAAACGCCGCGAGATCCTCTTTCAGTTCCTGCTCGAGGCGCTCGTGACGACCTTCGCCGGCGGGGCCGCCGGCATCGCGCTGTCGTGGGCGATCGTGACCGCGGTGAGCCCGCGGCCGTTCCTCGCCGAGCTCATGGACGACGTGACGCGCAGGACCGACATCACCCTCGTGCTGAGCGTCGAGCTGCTCGCGGTGTGCGCGACGATTCTCGTCGCCGTGGGCCTGGTCAGCGGCCTGCTGCCCGCCATCCGCGCGGCAAGGATGGATCCGATCGAGGCGCTCAGGTACGAATAG